From Halichoerus grypus chromosome 6, mHalGry1.hap1.1, whole genome shotgun sequence, one genomic window encodes:
- the MRPS17 gene encoding small ribosomal subunit protein uS17m: MSVVRSSVHAKWIVGKVIGTAMQKTAKVRVTRLVLDPYLLKYFNKRKTYFAHDALQQCTVGDIVLLKALPVPRTKHVKHELAEIIFKVGQVIDPVTGKPCAGTTYLESPVSLETTCLTKNLEELNSSSAQ, from the exons ATGTCCGTAGTTCGTTCATCTGTCCATGCCAAATGGATCGTGGGGAAGGTGATTGGAACAGCAATGCAAAAAACAGCTAAAGTGAGAGTGACCAGGCTTGTTTTGGATCCCTATTTATTAAAG TATTTTAATAAGCGTAAAACCTACTTTGCTCACGATGCTCTTCAGCAGTGCACAGTTGGGGATATTGTGCTTCTCAAAGCTCTACCTGTTCCACGAACAAAGCATGTGAAACATGAACTGGCCGAGATCATTTTCAAAGTTGGACAAGTTATAGATCCAGTGACTGGAAAACCCTGTGCAGGAACTACCTACCTGGAAAGCCCAGTCAGCTTGGAAACCACCTGCCTAACCAAAAATCTGGAAGAACTCAATAGCTCTTCAGCACAGTGA